The Prevotella sp. E2-28 genome includes the window TCTTGATCCAGTTCTCTGTCAGGTATTCATAGTCCATCAGAATGAAGAACATATACAGCAATGCGATGAGTGAAGCCGCGATACTGATGAGAATGCTGGCAGTCTGGCCTACAACGTTAAACACCTCAGGCAGGGCTGCTTTCAGACCATCAGAGAATTTGTCGCTACGCATAAAATCTTCTAACTCCTGACGATGTGTTTGCGTCCATTGACTGACGGCTTCAGGAATATTGTCAATCTTTGTCGTGTTATGGATATAGGTGGTACAGAGTTCGCTGAGTTTTTCGAACTGTTCTATCATGGGCGGGATAATAAGCCATGCCACACCAACCAAAGCCGCAATAACTACAACGAGGGTGATAATGATGCTGAGTAAACGGCTGCGTACGTGAAGACGATACTGTACGAATTTCACAGTGGGGTAGAGCAGATAGGCCAATAGCCATGCTGCTGCGAAAGGCAGGAGTACACTGCCCAGATAATTGATGAGGACAATAACTGCTACGGTTAGCAGACCATAGCCCAGCCAGCGTACAAATGTGTCGAATGTGATAGGTTTATCGTACATTATTGTTTACGGTTTACAGATTACCGTTTATTGTTTATGGTTGTCTTCTTGCAGGGCTTTCTGGTAGCATTCACGACAGAGGGGCTCGTATTCCTGTGTCTCTCCTAAGAGGACACGTTTTTCAGAGAGGACCTTGCGATGGCTGACATAGGCCAGCGAACCGCATTTTACACAGATGGCATGTACCTTAGTAACGTCGTCTGCAATAGCACAGAGGGCAGGCATGGGGCCGAAAGGGATTCCTTTGAAGTCCATGTCAAGACCTGCAATGATAACACGTACGCCACGATTGGCCAGTTGGTTGCAAACATCTACGATGCCATCGTCAAAGAATTGGGCCTCGTCAATGCCAACCACATCAATATCGCTACTCAGCAGCAGAATGCTGGCTGAGGAATCTACGGGGGTGGACTGTATATGCTTTTGGTCGTGACTCACCACGTCTTCTTGCGAATAGCGTACGTCAATAGCGGGCTTGAAAATCTCAACACGCTGTTTGGCGAACTGGGCGCGTCGCATACGGCGAATCAGTTCTTCTGTCTTGCCAGAGAACATGGAGCCACACACTACTTCTATTCTTCCTGGGCGGTGTGCTTCACCCGTTGCTGGATATGTAATCATGGTGCAAAGATAGTGATTTTTAGTTCATAGTTCATAGTCCATAGTTCATAATTGTTGCAAATTAACAACATTTTACTAAAAAAACTATGAACTATGAACTATGAACTATGAACTTTTTCTTACCTTTGCACCCGAAATGGGCATATTATATATTGTACCCACGCCTGTGGGAAACATGGAGGATATGACGCTGCGTGCCATTCGTATCCTGAAGGAAGCCGATCTTGTACTGGCTGAGGATACCCGTACGTCAGGTATCCTGCTGAAACATTTTGAGATTAAGAACCAGTTGATGTCGCACCATAAGTTCAATGAACATGGTACGAGTGCTGGTATCGTTCAGCGTTTGCTGGCAGGTCAGACCATTGCTTTGATTAGCGATGCAGGCACGCCAGGTATCAGCGACCCTGGCTTCTTCCTTGTTCGTGAGGCAGTTCGTGCAGGCGTAGAGGTGCAGACATTGCCTGGTGCAACGGCATTCGTTCCTGCTTTGGTAAGTAGTGGCTTGCCTTGCGACCGTTTCTGCTTCGAGGGATTCTTGCCTCAGAAGAAAGGGCGTAAGACAAAACTCGAATCTCTCATTGATGAGGAGCGCACGATGATTTTCTACGAGTCGCCTTATCGACTGGTGAAGACGCTGGAGCAGTTTGCCGAGGTGTATGGAGCTGATCGTCAGGTCAGCGTGTGCCGTGAAATCTCAAAAGTTCATGAGGAGAGTGTCAGAGGTACGCTGGAAGAGGTGATTGCTCATTTTAAGGAGACGGAGCCCAAAGGCGAGATTGTTATCATTCTTGGTGGAAAACAGAAAGATTAAATTAAAAAATATATGAGAAAGATTCTATTTTTAGCTTTGAGTCTGTTTGTTCTGGTATCATGTAAGGAAAGTGTGAACACTCAGGAAACGGCTGAGTTGAATCAGCGTATCGACTCGCTGACACGTGTGAATGTCCAGAAAGACAATGAGATTAATGATATGCTTGAGACTCTCAATAGTGTGGAGGACGGCTTCCGTGCCATCAACGAGGCTCAGGGACGAGTAACCCTGGAGCGTCGTGGTGAGGGTGCCAACGCCAATGAGCGTATCAAAGAGAATATCCAGTTCATTCAGCAGACGATGAATGAGAACAAGGAACTCATCAATAAACTGCGCCTTCGTGTGCGTGAGAGTAGTATTGCTAGCGAACAGCTGCGCAAGACTATTGAGAACCTGACGGCTCAGATGGAGGCTAAGGAGAATGAACTGAAAGTGCTGCGCGACGAGTTAGCTGCCAAGGATATCCATATTGCCGAACTCGACGAGCAGGTAGTTCAGCTGAATGAAGACGTCACAGAACTGAAGGACGACAAAGCCCGCAAGGAGGAGACTATCAGTCAGCAGGACAAGGAACTGAACACCGCCTGGTATGTCTTTGGCACCAAGCGTGAATTGAAGGAGCAAAACATCCTGCAGAGCGGCGAGGTGCTTCAGGGTAACTTCAACAAGAATTACTTCACGAAGATAGATATCCGTGTTGACAAGGAAATCAAACTGATGTCACGCGACGCCAAGTTGCTCACCAACCATCCTGCTGGTTCTTACACATTACAGCGTGATGCCAACAAGCAATACGTGCTGCGCATCACTAATCCCCAGCAGTTCTGGAGCACCAGCAAGTATCTGGTAGTTCAGGTGAAGTAATAATTTAAAATTAAAAAAGCAGGCTTATCGCCTGCTTTTAAAGAACTCTTGCATTAGTTGGCGGCATTCTTCTTCAAGGATGCCGCCAATGCATTCTGCCTTGGGGTGCAGCACGCGTGGGGAATATTCCTGAAAGCCGCGCTTGGGGTCGGCAGTACCATAAACAATACGAGGCACCTGCGCCCAACCAATAGCACCAGCACACATAGGGCAGGGCTCCACGGTGACGTAGAGTGTACAGTCGGTCAAGTATTTGCCGCCCAATTCGTTAGCAGCCATCGTGATAGCCTGCATCTCGGCATGAGCCGTCACGTCGCAGAGCGTCTCCGTCAGATTATGTGCTCTGGCAATAATCCTGTCTTTACACACAATGATGGCGCCGATGGGAATCTCCCCCTCGTCAAAAGCCTGCTGAGCCTCGCTCAGCGCCTTTCGCATATACTGCTCGTCCTTGTTTTGTTGCTCGTTAGTCATATTTCTCTGTGAAAAATGTTTATTCACGCATAGTCTGTAGTTAATGCATTCTTCCTCTTTTCGAGTAAAGAACAATAGTTGGATTTCATCTCCTCAGGAATGAATGACTGACAAATGAGTTCTTTCCATTTTGGAAGATAGGCTCTCATTCGTTCTATCATTTTCTCCGCCACAGCAGCAGAAATACCACTCTGAGTAAAGGCTGTCATAAAAGTATGACGGTCGAATCCACTCTTTTCGCCACCCACAGAAAAACTCATTGCCATTTCTTCTGAATCAGCGGGGTCTACCAGTAAAACAGCAAGCAAATCATATGCCGGCGAAAGGACGTACTCTCCCTTCCCCATGTCTATCAGAGAGAAATTCTTGCAATGCATATCAGAATTACCTGTCATCCACGAGAATAGCACTATCTCCCAGAAACGCTGGACATCAAGCATCGGAGCAGAAGAATACTTCTTAATGGTTTCTGCCAACTGTTGGTAAGTACCGTAGTACTTGTGTTCCGTAAGGCGATTAGTAAGTTGACACATATCCAGCATCGATATCTTTTCGCCTTTCTTCCCTCGGTCCATTCTGAGAGTCAGATATCCCAATTCACCATCTGCAAGTCGTATAAGTGTGTGGCGAGCAGTGCGTATATGTGCAACCTCTGCCATTTTCATTGTAAGGTCTTCCAATTCAGGGAGATTGGGGTATTTTGCACTTTGTGGCTTGAAAATAAACTTTCCCCAAAGTCCAACGA containing:
- a CDS encoding AI-2E family transporter, producing MYDKPITFDTFVRWLGYGLLTVAVIVLINYLGSVLLPFAAAWLLAYLLYPTVKFVQYRLHVRSRLLSIIITLVVVIAALVGVAWLIIPPMIEQFEKLSELCTTYIHNTTKIDNIPEAVSQWTQTHRQELEDFMRSDKFSDGLKAALPEVFNVVGQTASILISIAASLIALLYMFFILMDYEYLTENWIKIFPKKNRPFWSELAKDAERELSNYIRGQGMVAFIMGVLFCIGFTIIDFPMAIGLGILIGILDLVPYLHTFALIPTALLALLKAADTGQNFWIVFAMAVAVFAIVQVIIDLVVTPYVMGKAMRLNPAILLLSLSIWGALLGFIGLIIALPATTLLMAYYQRYITRENEEITTENEKSSE
- a CDS encoding thymidine kinase, yielding MITYPATGEAHRPGRIEVVCGSMFSGKTEELIRRMRRAQFAKQRVEIFKPAIDVRYSQEDVVSHDQKHIQSTPVDSSASILLLSSDIDVVGIDEAQFFDDGIVDVCNQLANRGVRVIIAGLDMDFKGIPFGPMPALCAIADDVTKVHAICVKCGSLAYVSHRKVLSEKRVLLGETQEYEPLCRECYQKALQEDNHKQ
- the rsmI gene encoding 16S rRNA (cytidine(1402)-2'-O)-methyltransferase; this translates as MGILYIVPTPVGNMEDMTLRAIRILKEADLVLAEDTRTSGILLKHFEIKNQLMSHHKFNEHGTSAGIVQRLLAGQTIALISDAGTPGISDPGFFLVREAVRAGVEVQTLPGATAFVPALVSSGLPCDRFCFEGFLPQKKGRKTKLESLIDEERTMIFYESPYRLVKTLEQFAEVYGADRQVSVCREISKVHEESVRGTLEEVIAHFKETEPKGEIVIILGGKQKD
- a CDS encoding nucleoside deaminase — protein: MTNEQQNKDEQYMRKALSEAQQAFDEGEIPIGAIIVCKDRIIARAHNLTETLCDVTAHAEMQAITMAANELGGKYLTDCTLYVTVEPCPMCAGAIGWAQVPRIVYGTADPKRGFQEYSPRVLHPKAECIGGILEEECRQLMQEFFKSRR
- a CDS encoding HipA domain-containing protein; translated protein: MSKCLYCYHELEEGQVDFHPSCARKFFGSETVPLLPYTRDNMSELAKQVIRTSASVTGVQAKMSLDVDRGGKNEPSRFTIVGLWGKFIFKPQSAKYPNLPELEDLTMKMAEVAHIRTARHTLIRLADGELGYLTLRMDRGKKGEKISMLDMCQLTNRLTEHKYYGTYQQLAETIKKYSSAPMLDVQRFWEIVLFSWMTGNSDMHCKNFSLIDMGKGEYVLSPAYDLLAVLLVDPADSEEMAMSFSVGGEKSGFDRHTFMTAFTQSGISAAVAEKMIERMRAYLPKWKELICQSFIPEEMKSNYCSLLEKRKNALTTDYA